In Rhodospirillaceae bacterium, the following are encoded in one genomic region:
- a CDS encoding prephenate/arogenate dehydrogenase family protein has product MLFERIAFIGIGLIGSSLARVIRRDGLCGHITVCARSQETLDKVVELDLADTVTKDPAVAVADADLVMICTPMGAYGAIAEAISGSLKDGAIVSDVGSVKKAAIDSLAPKLPGTIHLVPGHPVAGTEHSGPESGFPELFIDRWCILTPATGTDEAATDKVAALWRKAGMMIEVMDAEHHDQVLGITSHLPHLIAYTIVGTATDLEDDLKQEVIKFSASGFRDFTRIAASDPVMWRDIFLNNKDAVLEILGRFSEDLTAMQRAIRRGEGDALEEVFTRTREIRRSIIDAKQD; this is encoded by the coding sequence ATGTTATTCGAACGAATTGCCTTTATCGGGATCGGCCTGATTGGATCGTCCTTGGCACGCGTCATTCGCCGCGACGGCCTCTGCGGCCATATCACTGTGTGTGCGCGATCCCAAGAAACTTTGGATAAAGTCGTTGAACTAGACCTTGCCGATACGGTGACAAAAGACCCGGCTGTTGCGGTGGCGGATGCTGATCTGGTGATGATCTGCACGCCCATGGGGGCTTATGGCGCGATCGCAGAAGCGATTTCTGGAAGCTTGAAGGACGGCGCAATTGTCAGTGACGTGGGGTCGGTCAAAAAGGCGGCCATCGATAGCTTGGCACCTAAGTTACCGGGAACCATTCATCTGGTCCCAGGACATCCTGTCGCGGGCACAGAGCATTCAGGGCCTGAGTCTGGCTTCCCTGAACTGTTCATTGATCGGTGGTGCATTCTTACCCCGGCAACCGGCACAGACGAAGCAGCGACGGATAAGGTCGCCGCGTTATGGCGCAAGGCCGGCATGATGATTGAAGTCATGGATGCGGAACATCATGACCAGGTCCTGGGCATTACGTCGCACCTGCCGCACCTGATTGCCTACACCATTGTCGGCACGGCAACGGATTTGGAAGATGACCTAAAACAAGAGGTCATAAAATTCTCCGCCAGTGGCTTTCGCGATTTCACCCGCATTGCCGCGTCTGACCCGGTCATGTGGCGGGATATCTTTTTGAACAATAAAGACGCCGTGCTTGAAATTCTAGGCCGCTTCAGCGAGGACCTAACAGCCATGCAGCGAGCCATTCGGCGTGGCGAGGGTGATGCTTTGGAAGAAGTCTTCACGCGCACCCGGGAAAT